TCCGTTCTTCAGCTCGGTCCCATTCGTTGCATCCAGAGCGCGTCCGGACTTTTCGATTACAGCTGAAGAATTGTTCTTAAGTATAATGCGGTCGTTCTTGCCTGGCATGAACAGGATTTTCTCGGTCTCCTTCAGTTCCGGAGCAAGCTGCAGAAGCTGATGCAGATTGAACTTCCCTTTGAACGAAGCCAGCTTCTTGTATTGCGGAAAGGTCTTCTCGCCGGTGTTCTCATCCCTGATCTCGATCACGATCTGACCGACAAACCCTTTATTCGCTTTCTTAATTGCGCCGAGTATGAAATATGCAGCCGCTCCAACAATGAGCAGCGCCGCGATGCCAATGATTACGGGCCATATTGGAAAAGGTTTCGTTTCCTCGCCCGCGGTCATCTCCTTCCCGCCGCTTCCGGAGCCGGAGGCTGCCGCCTTCGCACTAATCTTCACAGGCGCGCTTTCGCGGTAAAAGCTCTGCTCCTCCGCCCGTACCCTCAGCTCGTAGTCGTGCTTCTGCGGAATCTTGTAACTCCCTTCAAAGCTGCCGCCTTTGTTCTCAAGGTCGACCTCCGACTCGTCCCCGGTGTCCAAGTCCTTAACCAACAGCTTGGCCGTCATATTGCCGTACTGTTCCTGGTCCTGCAGCTTTTGTCCATTGCTGACAAGGTACGCGTTAATGTCAATCGTATCCCCTGCCTTTACCTTAGAAGATGGGGGAGGATCCATGGTCAGCTCCAGATCGTAGTTGAATACGAGGTTAATGTCGATTTTGTCTTTAGATACGCCTTTTACGTGCAGCTTCCAATCGCCTTGCTGCGGCTTCAGCAGCTTGAGCAGCGAATAGGAATTGGAAGTGGATCGCAGTACATTGGCCGAAGGAATCGTTTGCTCAGCTCCGGCGGGATCGACAAGCTTCACGTCGACGGGGCTGGAGGACATAATGGAAATATTCGCCTCCAGCACGTTCGCATTCGGCACATGAACCGTAACTTCCTGATAGGTTCCGTTGCCGGTAATCGATTGTACCGGAACGATCTTAAGCTGCTGGTGGCTGGCAAAAATCTCGCTTAATATTTGCGGAAGGTCATCCGCCGAACTGGTCGTAAAGGATTTGCCCCCCGTTTGGTTGGCCAATTCAGCCAACGATTCTTTATTTAGCTTCCCGTCGGCATTCAGCCCAATCGTATAGATCGGGATGCCGCTTCCCTTAGCCTCCTTGACGGCTTGGGCTAAATCTTCTGAAGCCTCCTGGCTCGTCTTGCCTGTGTTAGGATCCAGGTCATTGTTACCGTCGGCCAGAACAACGATCATCGGCGCATGCGCCGGGTCCATTCCCTGCTTCAGCACTTTTACGGCTTCATCGAGACCTACGGACATATCCGTGTACGGACCGCGATCCAACTGATCAATAAACTGCTTCAGCGCGGTCTTATCTGCCTCCGACTGAATTTCAAGCAGCGCTTTCTCCCGCTGAATCCGATCGGTATAGGAAACGACGCCGACCTTGTCGCCTGTGGTGGCCAGCATGTCGATAAACATCTTCATCGCTTCGCTGCTGATCCTCTCCGGATCACTGTTTTTCATCGAGTTGCTGGCATCCATCACCAGTACGGCATCAATCTTGGAACCTTGCGAAGCAGCCATTGCCTGAGGCATGGTTCCTCCGCTCCAGGTCAGGATCAGTAGTACCGCTACCATCAAAGAGAGCAGCCATTTATTTTTACGTAACATTGAATTACTCCTTCATCCATTTAGTCTAGCATCAGGTGGATGCCTCGGTTCAATTGTCAGACCATTAGTCTAACTGTAGGCAATAAGTCTTAAAATTACATGAAAGAAAGCTTAAAAAACAGTAACGGGAGCATCCATTTCTCTGGTGTATTTATATAGAAAATACCATGCTAATCACTAAAATATACCAGCACTATGTCCATATGATATAATTATACCTGCCAAAGTTCAACATCATCAGTCGTATCACCCGGACTTAGGACACAAGGCTCACCCGCCATTTTCGAACAAATACGATGCCGAGAGGAATAGATATATGATTACATACGGATGTCTCGGGATTTTGTTTCTTTTTGTCATCATTAAGATCACGGCCTACTTCAAGCGTAAGAAGAACGCCCCGACACCGGAGCAGCTGCATCAGACTCTGCTTGAAGTTGCCAACTCAGAGAGGGAACAGCATGGATAAGAAAAAGCCCGTACAACTTCGTCCCTATAATAAAACGAGATATGTCTACCAAAAGTTAAGGGTTTGCAAACATTGCCACAATTTCACGATTCTTTGGGAAGACAGCTGTGCTTACTGTAAACGGAACGCCCTTGTCCCTGTGATGGAACTTGCAGAGAAAATGGCCAAGCGTTCCATGCAGAGTGACCGACTTCTCTTCTACATTATAGGGCTCTCTGCCGTACTTCTTAGTCAGACCTTCTTGCAGATCGTGATCTCCTTTGCTTGTATGGTGGTCCTGCTCGCATGGTTATGGCTGATCCAGCGGCGAGTGCTGCATTCCGAGACCCTGTACGCTCTGAACAAGCTTATAAGATCTCATCAAAAACAGATTCATGAGGGCCTGGATCTGAACAAAGCAACGGCTTCTGCCGCCATCAAGGAAGATGCCCAACTAGGGTATGAAATCGTCAGGGAAATTGCCTCCTTGGTTCGGAATGACCGCATCCGTCTGCAGCAGATCGTTCTCCTGCAAAGCTTCAGCTTGCGCAAGGATATGGAGCTTGAACTCGAACCGCTATTGCTGGATGAGTTTGATCCGGACCTGGCTGCCTATATCGGTGAAATTGCCAAAATTAAACGAGAGTTGATTAACAGCAAAGCGATCCAATACCTGCTCGAACATGAATCCAGCATTTTACGGATGGAGCAAGGCAGGCAGATTATGATCGACGCCGCCGGGGCAGCGGTACGGAAGAAAAAATATATCGATACGTTCCCTGATTTTATTAGCCGCTATGCGGATGGATTGCCGAGATATCGCTTCCTCCGCTTGTATCAGATCGTACGCCGCAATCCCGGCTTGTCATGGAACGGACTACGGGACCGGGTATCGGCCATTTATAATGAACACTACCGCTCGGACCCTGATTTTCAAAAATGGGATTAGAGGGGCTATACCGTTATGACGATGAGAAACACGCTAACCCTGCGTAATTTGTATCTTTTTTTATGTATAGTCCTTCTGCTGCTGATCGGGTATAAGGGAATTCATATCTATCAGAAAATCGAATCGATGGCACAAGCAGAATTATTGTATGCTCAGAAGAAGCTTGTTCAGGCAGAAGAATGGTATCAGAAGGCGCGAAATAACCGTTCCCTTCTATATAAAGAAAAGCTGCTTGCCTCAAGACTGCAAGAGCTTGAACCCATCACTTCTATGAAGCAGAGCCTTTCCTCGCTTGATCATCGATTGAGCCGTGTCGGGGAAGCAGGCGATTTCTCCGGCTTCATGAACGTATATGCTGAATTGCTTGATACAGAACAGAAACTGGCGGGTCAACAAGGAGTTTATGCTTCCTACTACGATGAAATTGCTGCGTTCTACGGAATCCCCGACGATGTGAACCGGATATTCCTGCAGTTCATTGGTTTGTTTAACCGCCGGGCCGATGAGCTGCTTGAAGAGTTGCAGTATGACGACAACAGTTTCAAATGGAATTTGCTCCGCATTCCGGATACATTCTATGGCGGGGAGAAGCAGAAGAATGAGAAGCTGCTCCGTCTGTTCCAGCGTTATGACGAAATGGTCCTGACTCGTCTGGCAGGAGCCGGACAGTATACGGATCTGCTGAATTGGTCACATGCCATGAGTTCCGAGTATGCCAGCCGATCGCTGCCGGCTGCCTGGTTGAATGGCAAGACAGATGAACTTGTGTATACCATGCTGCAAAAGGATGTCCAGCGAGAACGGCCCTCCGATTTTGTTTCGCACGCCATGGGGTATAGAGACTATCTGGACCGAAGCGGTCTGAAGAACGCTACAATCATGGAATATATTCAGAACCAGATAAAGCGGTGGATCGCGACGGCTGATGGAATGGTACAGAGCCAGAACTACGAGGAAGCGGTAGCACTTTATGAAGCGCTGTCGGAGTACCAGGATATGAACGGTAAACTGCAAGCTGCCAAACTGGCCTGGACGATCCACGATCCGATTCGTTTGTTCCAAACGGCTGGTCTGAAAGGCAGCTTCAGCTAT
Above is a window of Paenibacillus sp. FSL K6-1330 DNA encoding:
- a CDS encoding vWA domain-containing protein; this translates as MLRKNKWLLSLMVAVLLILTWSGGTMPQAMAASQGSKIDAVLVMDASNSMKNSDPERISSEAMKMFIDMLATTGDKVGVVSYTDRIQREKALLEIQSEADKTALKQFIDQLDRGPYTDMSVGLDEAVKVLKQGMDPAHAPMIVVLADGNNDLDPNTGKTSQEASEDLAQAVKEAKGSGIPIYTIGLNADGKLNKESLAELANQTGGKSFTTSSADDLPQILSEIFASHQQLKIVPVQSITGNGTYQEVTVHVPNANVLEANISIMSSSPVDVKLVDPAGAEQTIPSANVLRSTSNSYSLLKLLKPQQGDWKLHVKGVSKDKIDINLVFNYDLELTMDPPPSSKVKAGDTIDINAYLVSNGQKLQDQEQYGNMTAKLLVKDLDTGDESEVDLENKGGSFEGSYKIPQKHDYELRVRAEEQSFYRESAPVKISAKAAASGSGSGGKEMTAGEETKPFPIWPVIIGIAALLIVGAAAYFILGAIKKANKGFVGQIVIEIRDENTGEKTFPQYKKLASFKGKFNLHQLLQLAPELKETEKILFMPGKNDRIILKNNSSAVIEKSGRALDATNGTELKNGDRLRVSLQQADKTILFEYLA